TAAATTCTGTTGCCCTGGCTTCGAGCATAAATACTATTTTTTCGATTCTTGCAACCAGGATATTGTAACATACAAAGGCAATGATTCCAACAATAAGCCCGGCAACTGTAGTTACCATGGCCTGGTATATGCCCGATGAGAGCAACGAAATATCAATATTGTTGCCAGCCATTGACATATCGTAAAATGCCCGTACCATGCCCATAACGGTTCCCAAAAAACCAAGCATTGGAGCAACTCCTGCTACGGTAGCCAAACCTGCAATGTTCTTTTCCAGTTTTGCGATCTCAAGTTTGCCAACGTTTTCAATGGCAGCGTTGATGTCATTTAATGGTTTTCCGAGCCGCAGTATGCCTTTTTCAATCATTCGTGC
Above is a window of Bacteroidales bacterium DNA encoding:
- a CDS encoding MotA/TolQ/ExbB proton channel family protein codes for the protein METPDEIKLSVFELALKGGWIMLPIVLFSLIAIYIFIERFIVIRRASKEEHNFMNNIRDFMHDGRIESALTLARNNDSPIARMIEKGILRLGKPLNDINAAIENVGKLEIAKLEKNIAGLATVAGVAPMLGFLGTVMGMVRAFYDMSMAGNNIDISLLSSGIYQAMVTTVAGLIVGIIAFVCYNILVARIEKIVFMLEARATEF